The following are encoded together in the Phaseolus vulgaris cultivar G19833 chromosome 9, P. vulgaris v2.0, whole genome shotgun sequence genome:
- the LOC137821902 gene encoding uncharacterized protein At4g00950 translates to MMESDSENKFYHVHEPTYTPTKLPLLISRPSMAAETPPPLSPPQTTISVPFKWEEAPGKPRHYHTESEPDNSVKKTLELPPRLLFLLDTNVDGPSPTTVLDGPYVGRAMSFTTSYRTSRGYWNSNFGSSRWNGYKKITTDDAEGTFDFSPHSSSTTMPNVNITRVPRRGSFWTVSKQRSHLWASIYESFKQVVPWKRKHPTQKKCASKFDTV, encoded by the exons ATGATGGAGTCAGACTCAGAGAACAAGTTTTATCATGTTCACGAACCAACCTACACCCCGACAAAGCTCCCTCTCTTAATCTCACGGCCAAGCATGGCGGCGGAGACTCCTCCTCCACTGTCGCCGCCGCAGACCACGATTTCGGTTCCTTTCAAGTGGGAGGAAGCACCGGGGAAGCCCAGACATTACCACACCGAATCGGAGCCGGACAACAGTGTTAAAAAAACCTTGGAACTGCCTCCGAGGTTGTTGTTTTTGTTGGACACCAACGTTGACGGGCCTTCCCCTACAACCGTGTTGGATGGGCCTTACGTGGGCCGAGCCATGTCCTTCACCACCTCCTACAGAACTTCCAGGGGCTACTGGAATTCCAACTTTGGGTCCTCCAGGTGGAACGGTTACAAGAAGATTACCACCGACGACGCTGAGGGCACTTTTGACTTTTCACCTCACTCTTCTTCTACTACAATGCCTAATGTGAACATCACAAGGGTTCCCAGAAGAGGATCCTTCTGGACTGTATCCAAGCAAAGGTCACACTTGTGG GCAAGCATTTATGAAAGCTTTAAGCAAGTGGTCCCATGGAAACGCAAGCACCCAACGCAGAAAAAATGTGCTTCCAAATTTGACACTGTTTGA